The Devosia sp. SD17-2 genome includes a region encoding these proteins:
- a CDS encoding NAD(P) transhydrogenase subunit alpha, producing MPETTVIQLFVFLLASFVGLMTIHRVPPLLHTPLMAATNAMSGISLVASLVLAGANHGWLGTIFGTIAVAMAMANVVGGFLITDRMLAMFKSDNKKADKAAK from the coding sequence ATGCCCGAAACAACAGTCATCCAACTCTTCGTGTTCCTGCTGGCCAGCTTCGTTGGCCTCATGACCATCCACCGTGTTCCGCCGCTGCTGCATACCCCGCTGATGGCAGCGACCAACGCCATGTCCGGCATTTCGCTCGTGGCATCGCTGGTTCTGGCCGGCGCCAACCACGGCTGGCTCGGCACCATTTTCGGCACCATCGCCGTGGCCATGGCTATGGCCAACGTCGTTGGCGGCTTCCTGATCACCGACCGCATGCTGGCCATGTTCAAGTCCGACAACAAGAAGGCCGATAAGGCAGCGAAATGA
- a CDS encoding NAD(P)(+) transhydrogenase (Re/Si-specific) subunit beta codes for MTDTFIQLAYLVAAFLFINALRVLGRPETARRGMQMAALGMLIAVVATLFHARIVEYQWIVVGIVAGAAIGYPLGMFVPMTAMPQRIAISHAFGALAATLVGLGEYHHGFTTNHLDSGHVAALALEVLLGGLTVTGSIMAAGKLQGWLPQKPITFPFQNISNFILLGIAVIGFVWMIIVPDAWPIFIVMLVVSLAIGVLIVLPIGGADMPVVVSLLNAYAGLAAVATGFALDNNILIIVGALDGASGIILSIAMSKAMNRSFANVLFGAFGSDSVAAAAGGGSTDGEMKPVSAEDAALRMAYAKRVVIVPGYGLAVSQAQHQVRELADLIEKRGGDVKFAIHPVAGRMPGHMNVLLAEAGVAYDKLIDMDEINEKFAETDVVLVIGANDVVNPAASTNPSSPIYGMPILKVSEAQSVIAMKRGPGKGFSGVENELFFDEKTSMLFGDAKQSLVELISQVKEA; via the coding sequence ATGACCGATACCTTTATCCAGCTCGCCTACCTTGTAGCGGCATTCCTCTTCATCAACGCGCTCCGCGTGCTCGGTCGTCCGGAAACAGCACGCCGCGGCATGCAGATGGCCGCCCTCGGCATGCTCATTGCCGTGGTTGCAACCCTGTTCCACGCCCGTATCGTGGAATATCAGTGGATCGTCGTCGGCATCGTCGCCGGTGCCGCCATCGGCTATCCGCTCGGCATGTTCGTGCCGATGACGGCCATGCCGCAGCGTATCGCCATCAGCCATGCCTTCGGCGCGCTTGCTGCGACCCTCGTGGGTCTGGGCGAATACCATCACGGCTTCACCACCAATCACCTCGATAGCGGCCACGTTGCGGCCCTTGCTCTCGAAGTGCTGCTCGGTGGCCTGACCGTGACTGGCTCGATCATGGCCGCTGGCAAGCTCCAGGGCTGGTTGCCGCAGAAGCCGATCACCTTCCCCTTCCAGAACATCTCCAACTTCATCCTGCTCGGCATTGCCGTCATCGGCTTTGTCTGGATGATCATCGTTCCGGACGCCTGGCCGATCTTCATCGTCATGCTGGTCGTGTCGCTGGCAATCGGTGTGCTCATCGTTCTGCCGATCGGTGGCGCCGACATGCCGGTGGTGGTCTCGCTGCTCAACGCCTATGCAGGTCTTGCGGCTGTTGCGACCGGTTTCGCGCTCGACAACAACATCCTGATCATCGTCGGTGCACTCGACGGCGCCAGCGGCATCATCCTCTCGATCGCCATGTCGAAGGCCATGAACCGTTCCTTCGCCAACGTGCTCTTCGGCGCCTTTGGTTCGGACAGCGTCGCGGCGGCTGCCGGTGGTGGCTCGACCGACGGCGAAATGAAGCCTGTCTCGGCTGAAGACGCCGCCCTGCGCATGGCCTATGCCAAGCGCGTGGTCATCGTCCCGGGCTATGGTCTCGCCGTGTCCCAGGCTCAGCACCAGGTGCGCGAGCTGGCCGACCTCATCGAAAAGCGCGGCGGCGACGTCAAGTTCGCCATCCACCCCGTCGCTGGTCGCATGCCCGGCCACATGAACGTGCTGCTTGCAGAAGCCGGCGTGGCTTACGACAAGCTCATCGACATGGATGAGATCAACGAGAAGTTCGCTGAGACCGACGTTGTGCTGGTCATTGGTGCAAACGACGTGGTGAACCCCGCCGCCAGCACCAACCCGTCCTCGCCGATCTACGGCATGCCGATCCTCAAGGTCTCGGAAGCCCAGAGCGTCATCGCCATGAAGCGCGGTCCGGGCAAGGGTTTCTCCGGTGTCGAGAACGAACTCTTCTTCGACGAAAAGACATCCATGCTCTTCGGCGACGCCAAGCAGTCGCTCGTCGAACTCATCTCCCAGGTCAAGGAAGCCTAA
- a CDS encoding NAD(P) transhydrogenase subunit alpha, which translates to MVHITRKPVVAVLKETAQGERRVALVPADIGKLSQYDIVVEAGAGLNAGFVDDDYTAAGGKITTRADAISGADLILAVRAPDFAGFAPGKVLISLGGRDAAVIDAAKSAQVLHLGMERLPRITRAQSMDVLSSQASIAGYAAVLEGARYLDTLMPMMTTAAGIVRPAKMIALGAGVAGLQALATARRLGAVTYGFDVREAAREQVESLGAEFVFPDVPDAKAEGTGGYAAAQSDDQQARLRRALTEALSRTNLIITSAQIPGRAAPILIDEENVAAMTPGTVIVDMAAETGGNCTLTKPDEVVRHGRVTILGPTNLASAAPTDTSRLYSGNMRTLLTHLFKDGALSLVAGDEILDALAGDQALPARAAA; encoded by the coding sequence ATGGTACACATCACGCGAAAGCCTGTCGTCGCAGTGCTGAAAGAGACGGCGCAGGGCGAACGCCGCGTGGCACTCGTGCCGGCAGACATTGGCAAGCTCAGCCAATACGACATTGTCGTTGAGGCAGGCGCAGGCCTTAACGCCGGCTTCGTCGACGATGACTACACTGCTGCCGGTGGCAAGATTACGACCCGCGCCGATGCGATTTCCGGCGCAGATCTGATCCTTGCTGTCCGCGCTCCGGACTTCGCGGGCTTTGCGCCCGGCAAGGTGCTGATCTCGCTCGGCGGCCGCGACGCTGCTGTTATCGATGCCGCCAAGTCCGCACAGGTCCTGCACCTGGGCATGGAACGCCTGCCGCGCATCACCCGCGCCCAGAGCATGGACGTTCTGTCCTCCCAGGCGTCGATCGCCGGCTATGCGGCCGTGCTCGAAGGCGCCCGCTATCTCGACACGCTGATGCCGATGATGACCACGGCAGCCGGCATTGTTCGCCCCGCCAAGATGATCGCTCTCGGCGCTGGCGTCGCCGGCCTCCAGGCCCTCGCAACCGCCCGTCGTCTCGGCGCTGTCACCTATGGCTTTGACGTGCGCGAAGCCGCCCGCGAACAGGTGGAAAGCCTGGGCGCAGAGTTCGTCTTCCCCGATGTTCCCGATGCCAAGGCCGAAGGCACTGGCGGCTATGCCGCCGCACAGAGCGATGACCAGCAGGCCCGCCTGCGCCGCGCGCTCACCGAGGCCCTGTCCCGCACCAATCTGATCATCACCAGCGCCCAGATTCCGGGCCGCGCTGCACCCATCCTCATCGACGAGGAAAACGTTGCTGCGATGACCCCGGGCACCGTGATCGTCGACATGGCCGCCGAAACCGGTGGCAATTGCACGCTCACCAAGCCCGATGAAGTCGTGCGCCATGGCCGCGTGACCATCCTTGGGCCGACCAATCTGGCCAGCGCCGCACCGACCGACACCAGCCGCCTCTACAGCGGCAACATGCGCACGCTGCTGACGCACCTGTTCAAGGACGGTGCGCTGAGCCTCGTGGCCGGCGACGAAATCCTCGACGCTCTCGCTGGCGACCAGGCCCTGCCTGCTCGCGCAGCCGCTTAA